The proteins below come from a single Rosa rugosa chromosome 2, drRosRugo1.1, whole genome shotgun sequence genomic window:
- the LOC133729960 gene encoding 1-aminocyclopropane-1-carboxylate oxidase 1: MENFPVVNMEQLNGEERQATMKKINDACENWGFFELVNHGISHELMDKVEKLTKEHYRKCMEQRFKEMVASKGLESVNSEIEDLDWESTFFLRHLPYSNISQIPDLDEDYREAMKEFAVELEKLAEQLLDLLCENLGLDKGYLKKAFYGSEGPNFGTKVSNYPPCPKPDLIKGLRAHTDAGGIILLFQDDKVSGLQLLKDDQWIDVPPMHHSIVINLGDQLEVITNGKYKSVMHRVIAQPDGNRMSIASFYNPGNDAFISPAPAMLEKQTEECPTYPKFVFDDYMKLYSGLKFQAKEPRFEAMKAMESIATV; the protein is encoded by the exons ATGGAGAATTTCCCGGTTGTTAACATGGAGCAACTCAACGGTGAAGAGAGACAAGCAACCATGAAGAAGATAAACGATGCTTGTGAGAATTGGGGTTTCTTTGAG TTGGTGAACCATGGGATATCCCATGAGCTGATGGACAAGGTAGAGAAGCTAACAAAGGAGCACTACAGAAAGTGCATGGAGCAAAGGTTCAAGGAAATGGTGGCAAGCAAAGGCCTCGAATCTGTCAACTCTGAAATCGAAGATTTGGACTGGGAAAGCACCTTCTTCTTGCGCCACCTCCCTTACTCCAACATCTCCCAAATCCCCGATCTCGACGAAGATTACAG GGAGGCCATGAAGGAATTTGCAGTGGAACTAGAGAAACTGGCTGAGCAACTGTTGGACTTGCTGTGTGAGAATCTGGGGCTGGATAAGGGTTACCTGAAGAAGGCTTTCTATGGATCCGAGGGACCAAATTTTGGGACCAAGGTGAGCAACTACCCTCCATGCCCCAAACCGGACCTGATCAAGGGACTCCGGGCCCACACCGACGCCGGTGGCATCATCCTACTATTCCAAGATGACAAGGTCAGCGGCCTCCAGCTCCTCAAGGATGACCAATGGATTGATGTGCCACCAATGCACCACTCCATTGTCATCAACTTAGGTGACCAACTTGAG GTGATCACTAATGGCAAGTACAAGAGTGTGATGCACCGTGTGATAGCGCAACCTGATGGAAATAGAATGTCGATAGCCTCGTTCTACAACCCAGGCAATGATGCTTTTATCTCTCCAGCACCAGCAATGCTTGAAAAACAAACTGAGGAATGCCCAACTTATCCAAAATTTGTGTTTGATGACTACATGAAGCTCTATTCAGGCCTCAAATTCCAAGCCAAGGAGCCGAGGTTTGAAGCTATGAAGGCTATGGAATCAATTGCAACTGTTTGA
- the LOC133729959 gene encoding protein CLMP1 — translation MGKSGGRKKKGGSNQVSNDSNSNSVPNGTVDLDSSIFLKRAHELKEEGNKRFQSKDYVGALEQYDNALKLTPKNHLDRAIFHSNRAACLMQMKPIDYETVISECSMAIQVQPRFVRALLRRARAYEAIGKHEMAMQDVQVLLGADPNHRDALEIAQRVRTALGPRQEAQQDLQSRPSPAALGASAVRGAPIGGLGPCLPARPAPKKGAASAGGPVLPSVNKLEKQHTVSPSENGPEPKTQFPKLVLKPSNGTSRSSNPSKANQKELSSSSSVSLPVHRQRAEAAIRWRPLKLVYDHDIRLAQMPVNCNFRVLRETVTKRFPSSKSVLIKYKDNDGDLVTITSTPELRLAESSADRVILEDPEDKAESIGMLRLHIVEVSREQEPPLLEEEEEKPVENEGIKEDESGSHSSLGESVLEAADDEIDKTEKEAPKEKPGAGEDPECKELEMDDWLFEFSQLFRSHVGIDPDAHIDLHELGMELCSEALEEAVTSEEAQILFDKAASKFQEVAALAFFNWGNVYMCAARKRIPLDESAGKDVVATQLQTAYDWVKDKYSLAREKYEEALTIKPDFYEGLLALGQQQFEMAKLHWSFALAKKIDLSTCDSTEMLKLFDSAEEKMKVATEMWEKLEEQRAKELKDPSPNKKEEMLKRRKKQGSGNEGESSGATELTADEAAEQAAVMRSQIHLFWGNMLFERSQVECKLGLDGWEKNLDAAVERFKLAGASEVDIAMVLKNHCSKVDVVEEGEKPVQNLESTVPGEANKDSEVVAEK, via the coding sequence ATGGGGAAATCCGGGGGTAGGAAAAAGAAGGGAGGTTCAAATCAAGTTTCGAATGATAGCAATTCGAATTCAGTTCCTAATGGCACTGTGGATTTGGACTCTTCAATCTTTTTGAAACGAGCCCATGAGCTCAAAGAGGAAGGGAACAAGAGGTTTCAGAGTAAGGACTATGTGGGTGCTCTTGAGCAGTATGATAATGCTCTCAAGCTCACTCCCAAGAACCACCTGGATAGGGCTATTTTTCATAGCAACAGGGCGGCTTGCTTGATGCAAATGAAGCCTATTGATTACGAAACTGTGATTTCCGAGTGCTCTATGGCGATTCAGGTTCAGCCCCGGTTTGTCCGGGCTCTTCTGAGGAGGGCTCGGGCATATGAGGCTATAGGGAAGCATGAAATGGCGATGCAGGATGTTCAGGTGCTGTTGGGGGCTGACCCGAATCACAGGGATGCTCTGGAGATTGCTCAGCGGGTGAGGACGGCTCTTGGGCCTCGTCAGGAGGCTCAGCAGGACCTCCAGAGCCGTCCGTCCCCTGCTGCTCTTGGGGCTTCTGCAGTTCGTGGTGCTCCGATTGGTGGTCTGGGGCCGTGTTTACCTGCCCGGCCTGCACCAAAGAAGGGAGCTGCTTCTGCTGGGGGTCCTGTTTTACCTTCAGTTAATAAGCTAGAGAAGCAACATACGGTTTCGCCATCTGAGAATGGACCTGAGCCCAAAACCCAGTTCCCGAAGCTTGTATTGAAGCCTTCTAATGGTACTTCAAGATCTTCTAACCCAAGTAAGGCTAACCAGAAGGAGCTATCATCTTCTTCGTCAGTGTCATTGCCTGTTCATAGGCAGCGTGCAGAGGCTGCAATTCGGTGGAGACCATTGAAGCTTGTGTATGATCACGACATAAGGCTTGCCCAAATGCCTGTGAATTGCAATTTCAGAGTTTTGAGAGAAACTGTAACAAAACGCTTTCCGTCATCAAAGTCAGTTTTGATTAAGTATAAGGATAATGATGGTGATTTGGTGACTATAACCTCGACCCCTGAACTTAGGTTGGCGGAGTCTTCTGCAGACAGGGTTATTCTAGAAGATCCTGAAGATAAGGCAGAATCAATTGGGATGTTAAGATTGCATATTGTGGAGGTGAGCCGTGAGCAGGAGCCACCTTTGttagaagaagaggaggagaaaCCTGTTGAAAATGAGGGGATCAAAGAAGATGAGAGTGGTTCTCATTCATCACTTGGTGAATCTGTCTTGGAAGCTGCTGATGATGAAATTGATAAGACAGAGAAAGAAGCTCCAAAAGAGAAACCAGGAGCCGGAGAAGATCCTGAGTGCAAGGAACTAGAGATGGATGATTGGTTGTTTGAGTTTTCTCAGCTCTTCCGCAGCCATGTTGGTATTGATCCAGATGCTCATATTGACTTGCATGAGCTGGGAATGGAGCTTTGCTCGGAAGCTCTTGAAGAGGCAGTAACTAGTGAAGAAGCTCAGATTCTTTTTGACAAGGCTGCCTCAAAGTTTCAGGAGGTGGCTGCATTGGCTTTCTTTAATTGGGGAAATGTTTATATGTGTGCGGCAAGGAAACGAATTCCCTTGGATGAGTCTGCTGGAAAGGATGTAGTGGCAACTCAGCTTCAAACTGCTTATGACTGGGTCAAGGATAAGTATTCCTTGGCCAGAGAGAAGTATGAGGAGGCACTCACGATCAAGCCTGACTTCTATGAAGGTTTGCTTGCATTGGGGCAGCAGCAATTTGAAATGGCCAAACTTCATTGGTCATTTGCACTTGCTAAGAAGATAGATCTCTCAACTTGCGATTCTACAGAAATGCTGAAGCTTTTTGACAGCGCAGAGGAGAAGATGAAAGTAGCAACTGAGATGTGGGAGAAGCTAGAGGAGCAGAGAGCAAAGGAGCTGAAGGATCCAAGTCCAAACAAGAAGGAAGAAATGctgaaaagaaggaaaaaacaagGAAGTGGCAATGAAGGTGAGTCATCAGGAGCAACTGAGTTGACGGCAGATGAAGCAGCAGAACAGGCAGCTGTTATGAGATCACAGATCCATCTCTTTTGGGGTAACATGCTTTTTGAGCGATCCCAGGTTGAATGCAAGTTGGGGCTGGATGGTTGGGAGAAAAACTTGGATGCTGCTGTGGAGCGCTTTAAGCTTGCTGGAGCTTCTGAGGTTGACATTGCAATGGTGCTGAAGAATCATTGCTCAAAGGTCGATGTAGTCGAGGAAGGTGAAAAACCAGTTCAGAATCTAGAAAGTACCGTGCCTGGTGAAGCAAATAAGGACAGTGAGGTTGTTGCAGAGAAGTGA
- the LOC133729961 gene encoding E3 ubiquitin-protein ligase COP1-like isoform X2, with protein sequence MRQGCDMSIRELEGLLSLLEEKKRKMELQESESSMEIMLGFLHCLRRQKLEELNEIQADLDYIKEDMIAVERRRIELYRQQQNRSVRLRMLGDDQQSNDIVYSAQYVQAQMSSINLHNNRAVVNDDVQDHTQSMQPVTPQVLSVARKRRVHSQFNDLQECYLQKRRNWNKQRDSYAMDIEDYNPGLEDFHSVLKGFTQYSRLRVISELRQGDIFHSANIVSSIEFDRDEQLFATAGVSRCIKVFEFSSVVNEPEDIHCAVEEISTRSKLSCLSWNKYTKNQIASSDYEGIVTVWDVTTRQSVMEYEEHEKRAWSVDFSSTDPSMLVSGSDDCKVKIWCTNQEESVLNIDMKANICSVKYNPGSSFFVAVGSADHHIHYYDLRNVSQPLHVFSGHRKAVSYVKFLSNNELSSASTDSTLRLWDVKENLPLCTYRGHMNEKNFVGLAVNNDYIACGSETNEVFVYHKGIPKPMAWHKFGSSDLNYNNEEDDGAGSYFISAVCWKRDSPMILTANSQGTIKVLVLAA encoded by the exons ATGAG ACAGGGTTGCGATATGTCAATTAGAGAGCTGGAAGGGCTGTTGTCTCTTcttgaagagaagaagaggaaaatggAGCTGCAAGAGTCTGAGTCGAGCATGGAGATCATGCTTGGGTTCTTGCATTGCCTTAGAAGGCAAAAGCTAGAGGAGCTCAATGAG ATACAAGCTGATCTTGATTACATTAAGGAGGACATGATTGCGGTGGAGAGACGTAGAATTGAACTGTACAGGCAACAACAGAATAGGTCAGTGAGACTGAGAATGCTTGGTGATGATCAGCAGAGCAATGACATTGTCTATAGTGCACAATATGTGCAAGCGCAGATGAGTTCTATCAATTTACATAACAACAGGGCTGTTGTAAATGATGATGTGCAAGACCATACACAGTCTATGCAGCCTGTTACTCCACAAGTACTGTCGGTGGCAAGGAAGAGGCGAGTACATTCACAG TTCAATGACCTACAAGAGTGTTACTTGCAAAAGCGGCGAAATTGGAACAAACAAAGGGATTCATATGCTATGGATATAGAAGATTATAATCCTGGCCTTGAAGACTTCCACTCTGTGCTAAAGGGCTTTACACAGTACAG CCGATTGAGGGTCATTTCTGAACTGAGACAAGGTGATATTTTTCACTCTGCAAATATTGTGTCGAG CATAGAATTTGATCGAGACGAGCAATTGTTTGCTACTGCTGGGGTTTCACGGTGCATCAAGGTTTTTGAGTTTTCCTCG GTTGTTAATGAACCTGAAGATATCCACTGTGCTGTCGAAGAGATATCCACACGATCCAAACTTAGTTGCTTGAGCTGGAATAAGTACACTAAAAACCAAATTGCTAGTAGTGACTACGAGGGGATAGTAACAGTTTGGGATGTAACTACTCGTCAG AGTGTGATGGAATATGAGGAGCATGAAAAGCGAGCTTGGAGTGTTGATTTTTCAAGCACCGATCCTTCAATGCTTGTGTCTGGAAGTGATGACTGCAAG GTCAAAATTTGGTGCACAAATCAAGAAGAAAGTGTTCTGAACATCGACATGAAGGCAAACATTTGTTCTGTCAAGTACAATCCCGGATCCAGCTTTTTCGTGGCA GTTGGTTCTGCAGATCATCACATTCATTATTATGACTTGAGAAATGTCAGCCAACCACTGCATGTGTTTAGCGGGCATAGGAAAGCTGTTTCGTATGTGAAATTCTTGTCTAACAATGAACTTTCTTCTGCATCCACTGACAGCACATTGCGACTGTGGGATGTAAAGGAAAACCTGCCG TTGTGCACGTATAGAGGCCACATGAATGAGAAGAACTTTGTAGGTCTTGCAGTAAACAATGACTACATTGCTTGCGGTAGTGAGACAAACGAAGTGTTCGTTTATCACAAG GGTATCCCAAAACCTATGGCTTGGCATAAATTCGGCTCATCGGATTTAAACTACAACAACGAAGAAGACGATGGTGCAGGGTCATACTTTATCAGTGCTGTATGTTGGAAGAGGGATAGCCCGATGATACTGACGGCGAACAGTCAAGGAACGATTAAAGTTCTTGTACTTGCAGCTTGA
- the LOC133729961 gene encoding E3 ubiquitin-protein ligase COP1-like isoform X1 yields the protein MGGGPMFPTVAKLELMAADSSSAETAAFQKEAPPDKDLMCPICIQVIRDAFLTACGHSFCHSCIVTHLGIKSDCPCCGQYLTPSLIFPNFLLDKLLRKSMAYRTERAGSPLEHLRQKLHEGCDMSIRELEGLLSLLEEKKRKMELQESESSMEIMLGFLHCLRRQKLEELNEIQADLDYIKEDMIAVERRRIELYRQQQNRSVRLRMLGDDQQSNDIVYSAQYVQAQMSSINLHNNRAVVNDDVQDHTQSMQPVTPQVLSVARKRRVHSQFNDLQECYLQKRRNWNKQRDSYAMDIEDYNPGLEDFHSVLKGFTQYSRLRVISELRQGDIFHSANIVSSIEFDRDEQLFATAGVSRCIKVFEFSSVVNEPEDIHCAVEEISTRSKLSCLSWNKYTKNQIASSDYEGIVTVWDVTTRQSVMEYEEHEKRAWSVDFSSTDPSMLVSGSDDCKVKIWCTNQEESVLNIDMKANICSVKYNPGSSFFVAVGSADHHIHYYDLRNVSQPLHVFSGHRKAVSYVKFLSNNELSSASTDSTLRLWDVKENLPLCTYRGHMNEKNFVGLAVNNDYIACGSETNEVFVYHKGIPKPMAWHKFGSSDLNYNNEEDDGAGSYFISAVCWKRDSPMILTANSQGTIKVLVLAA from the exons ATGGGTGGAGGACCAATGTTCCCGACCGTGGCGAAACTGGAGCTAATGGCGGCAGACTCATCGTCGGCGGAAACGGCGGCGTTTCAGAAGGAGGCTCCGCCGGACAAGGACTTGATGTGTCCGATATGCATACAGGTGATAAGGGACGCGTTCCTCACTGCTTGCGGCCATAGCTTCTGCCACAGCTGCATAGTCACTCATCTCGGAATCAAGAGCGACTGTCCTTGCTGTGGTCAATACCTCACCCCCAGCCTCATCTTTCCCAATTTCTTGCTCGACAAG TTGTTGAGAAAATCTATGGCGTATCGGACAGAAAGGGCTGGGTCTCCGTTGGAGCATCTGCGGCAGAAATTGCATGAG GGTTGCGATATGTCAATTAGAGAGCTGGAAGGGCTGTTGTCTCTTcttgaagagaagaagaggaaaatggAGCTGCAAGAGTCTGAGTCGAGCATGGAGATCATGCTTGGGTTCTTGCATTGCCTTAGAAGGCAAAAGCTAGAGGAGCTCAATGAG ATACAAGCTGATCTTGATTACATTAAGGAGGACATGATTGCGGTGGAGAGACGTAGAATTGAACTGTACAGGCAACAACAGAATAGGTCAGTGAGACTGAGAATGCTTGGTGATGATCAGCAGAGCAATGACATTGTCTATAGTGCACAATATGTGCAAGCGCAGATGAGTTCTATCAATTTACATAACAACAGGGCTGTTGTAAATGATGATGTGCAAGACCATACACAGTCTATGCAGCCTGTTACTCCACAAGTACTGTCGGTGGCAAGGAAGAGGCGAGTACATTCACAG TTCAATGACCTACAAGAGTGTTACTTGCAAAAGCGGCGAAATTGGAACAAACAAAGGGATTCATATGCTATGGATATAGAAGATTATAATCCTGGCCTTGAAGACTTCCACTCTGTGCTAAAGGGCTTTACACAGTACAG CCGATTGAGGGTCATTTCTGAACTGAGACAAGGTGATATTTTTCACTCTGCAAATATTGTGTCGAG CATAGAATTTGATCGAGACGAGCAATTGTTTGCTACTGCTGGGGTTTCACGGTGCATCAAGGTTTTTGAGTTTTCCTCG GTTGTTAATGAACCTGAAGATATCCACTGTGCTGTCGAAGAGATATCCACACGATCCAAACTTAGTTGCTTGAGCTGGAATAAGTACACTAAAAACCAAATTGCTAGTAGTGACTACGAGGGGATAGTAACAGTTTGGGATGTAACTACTCGTCAG AGTGTGATGGAATATGAGGAGCATGAAAAGCGAGCTTGGAGTGTTGATTTTTCAAGCACCGATCCTTCAATGCTTGTGTCTGGAAGTGATGACTGCAAG GTCAAAATTTGGTGCACAAATCAAGAAGAAAGTGTTCTGAACATCGACATGAAGGCAAACATTTGTTCTGTCAAGTACAATCCCGGATCCAGCTTTTTCGTGGCA GTTGGTTCTGCAGATCATCACATTCATTATTATGACTTGAGAAATGTCAGCCAACCACTGCATGTGTTTAGCGGGCATAGGAAAGCTGTTTCGTATGTGAAATTCTTGTCTAACAATGAACTTTCTTCTGCATCCACTGACAGCACATTGCGACTGTGGGATGTAAAGGAAAACCTGCCG TTGTGCACGTATAGAGGCCACATGAATGAGAAGAACTTTGTAGGTCTTGCAGTAAACAATGACTACATTGCTTGCGGTAGTGAGACAAACGAAGTGTTCGTTTATCACAAG GGTATCCCAAAACCTATGGCTTGGCATAAATTCGGCTCATCGGATTTAAACTACAACAACGAAGAAGACGATGGTGCAGGGTCATACTTTATCAGTGCTGTATGTTGGAAGAGGGATAGCCCGATGATACTGACGGCGAACAGTCAAGGAACGATTAAAGTTCTTGTACTTGCAGCTTGA
- the LOC133729961 gene encoding E3 ubiquitin-protein ligase COP1-like isoform X3 — MRELEGLLSLLEEKKRKMELQESESSMEIMLGFLHCLRRQKLEELNEIQADLDYIKEDMIAVERRRIELYRQQQNRSVRLRMLGDDQQSNDIVYSAQYVQAQMSSINLHNNRAVVNDDVQDHTQSMQPVTPQVLSVARKRRVHSQFNDLQECYLQKRRNWNKQRDSYAMDIEDYNPGLEDFHSVLKGFTQYSRLRVISELRQGDIFHSANIVSSIEFDRDEQLFATAGVSRCIKVFEFSSVVNEPEDIHCAVEEISTRSKLSCLSWNKYTKNQIASSDYEGIVTVWDVTTRQSVMEYEEHEKRAWSVDFSSTDPSMLVSGSDDCKVKIWCTNQEESVLNIDMKANICSVKYNPGSSFFVAVGSADHHIHYYDLRNVSQPLHVFSGHRKAVSYVKFLSNNELSSASTDSTLRLWDVKENLPLCTYRGHMNEKNFVGLAVNNDYIACGSETNEVFVYHKGIPKPMAWHKFGSSDLNYNNEEDDGAGSYFISAVCWKRDSPMILTANSQGTIKVLVLAA; from the exons ATGAG AGAGCTGGAAGGGCTGTTGTCTCTTcttgaagagaagaagaggaaaatggAGCTGCAAGAGTCTGAGTCGAGCATGGAGATCATGCTTGGGTTCTTGCATTGCCTTAGAAGGCAAAAGCTAGAGGAGCTCAATGAG ATACAAGCTGATCTTGATTACATTAAGGAGGACATGATTGCGGTGGAGAGACGTAGAATTGAACTGTACAGGCAACAACAGAATAGGTCAGTGAGACTGAGAATGCTTGGTGATGATCAGCAGAGCAATGACATTGTCTATAGTGCACAATATGTGCAAGCGCAGATGAGTTCTATCAATTTACATAACAACAGGGCTGTTGTAAATGATGATGTGCAAGACCATACACAGTCTATGCAGCCTGTTACTCCACAAGTACTGTCGGTGGCAAGGAAGAGGCGAGTACATTCACAG TTCAATGACCTACAAGAGTGTTACTTGCAAAAGCGGCGAAATTGGAACAAACAAAGGGATTCATATGCTATGGATATAGAAGATTATAATCCTGGCCTTGAAGACTTCCACTCTGTGCTAAAGGGCTTTACACAGTACAG CCGATTGAGGGTCATTTCTGAACTGAGACAAGGTGATATTTTTCACTCTGCAAATATTGTGTCGAG CATAGAATTTGATCGAGACGAGCAATTGTTTGCTACTGCTGGGGTTTCACGGTGCATCAAGGTTTTTGAGTTTTCCTCG GTTGTTAATGAACCTGAAGATATCCACTGTGCTGTCGAAGAGATATCCACACGATCCAAACTTAGTTGCTTGAGCTGGAATAAGTACACTAAAAACCAAATTGCTAGTAGTGACTACGAGGGGATAGTAACAGTTTGGGATGTAACTACTCGTCAG AGTGTGATGGAATATGAGGAGCATGAAAAGCGAGCTTGGAGTGTTGATTTTTCAAGCACCGATCCTTCAATGCTTGTGTCTGGAAGTGATGACTGCAAG GTCAAAATTTGGTGCACAAATCAAGAAGAAAGTGTTCTGAACATCGACATGAAGGCAAACATTTGTTCTGTCAAGTACAATCCCGGATCCAGCTTTTTCGTGGCA GTTGGTTCTGCAGATCATCACATTCATTATTATGACTTGAGAAATGTCAGCCAACCACTGCATGTGTTTAGCGGGCATAGGAAAGCTGTTTCGTATGTGAAATTCTTGTCTAACAATGAACTTTCTTCTGCATCCACTGACAGCACATTGCGACTGTGGGATGTAAAGGAAAACCTGCCG TTGTGCACGTATAGAGGCCACATGAATGAGAAGAACTTTGTAGGTCTTGCAGTAAACAATGACTACATTGCTTGCGGTAGTGAGACAAACGAAGTGTTCGTTTATCACAAG GGTATCCCAAAACCTATGGCTTGGCATAAATTCGGCTCATCGGATTTAAACTACAACAACGAAGAAGACGATGGTGCAGGGTCATACTTTATCAGTGCTGTATGTTGGAAGAGGGATAGCCCGATGATACTGACGGCGAACAGTCAAGGAACGATTAAAGTTCTTGTACTTGCAGCTTGA